The Legionella adelaidensis genome includes a window with the following:
- a CDS encoding YceD family protein, with product MKISLKAKEKESGIQKVTLDLTARLPAHISKVNPVVCEYEVTAQDNYYLVRMKVNGELELFCQRCLQNFSYPYQSEMEIAVCESDSMAEKLLERFETIVERSFIIDLEEIVTDELYLSVPERHVNEEDCDKEVSKYIG from the coding sequence ATGAAGATTTCTTTGAAAGCTAAGGAAAAAGAATCGGGTATCCAAAAAGTTACCCTGGACTTAACTGCGCGTTTGCCGGCTCATATTAGCAAAGTCAATCCTGTTGTTTGTGAATATGAAGTAACTGCGCAAGATAATTATTATCTGGTAAGAATGAAGGTTAATGGAGAGTTAGAGCTCTTTTGTCAACGCTGTTTACAGAACTTCTCTTACCCCTATCAAAGTGAAATGGAAATTGCCGTATGTGAAAGCGACAGTATGGCAGAGAAATTATTAGAGCGTTTTGAAACAATAGTAGAACGTTCATTTATTATTGACTTGGAAGAAATTGTAACGGATGAATTATATCTTTCTGTGCCTGAAAGACATGTAAATGAAGAAGATTGTGATAAAGAAGTAAGTAAATATATTGGTTAA
- the mltG gene encoding endolytic transglycosylase MltG: protein MSMRRWIKALLISLIIFILTTLTILGLKISQAINNPMIAQGGKPVILEIDKNSTALAFVYSLYRKDLISSPRIMLQLIRYKNYTSKLKAGIYQINPGESPNEFLDRVVAGDVLKQPFRIIEGTTYAQVDENLIKAPFLKYTHDNWIANESPSSNPEGLLLADTYIYEAGSSSKTMLQDAHKKLLQYLEQSWQNREPNLPYKSPYELLIAASIIEKETGEPAEKRLIASVIVNRLNKHMPLQVDPTVIYALGPNFSGKLSHGDMQIDSPYNTYRYRGLPPTPIAIVGKDAIDAAAHPASTQYLYFVAKGDGTHQFSTSYEDQKRAINHYLRNNNGTK, encoded by the coding sequence ATTTCCATGCGACGCTGGATTAAAGCTTTATTAATTTCTCTTATTATTTTCATACTGACTACCCTCACCATCTTAGGTTTAAAAATTTCTCAAGCTATTAACAATCCCATGATTGCCCAAGGCGGTAAGCCTGTTATTTTGGAAATTGATAAAAACAGTACGGCATTGGCATTTGTGTATTCGCTTTATAGAAAAGATTTAATTAGCTCGCCGCGAATTATGCTTCAGCTTATCCGTTACAAAAACTATACCAGCAAATTAAAAGCGGGAATCTATCAAATTAACCCCGGGGAGTCTCCCAACGAGTTTTTAGATCGTGTAGTAGCCGGGGATGTTTTAAAACAACCTTTTCGTATCATTGAAGGCACTACTTATGCCCAAGTAGATGAAAATTTAATAAAAGCCCCTTTTCTAAAATATACTCATGATAACTGGATAGCAAATGAAAGTCCTTCCTCTAACCCTGAGGGGCTGCTTTTGGCGGATACCTATATTTATGAAGCTGGAAGCTCGAGTAAAACAATGCTTCAGGATGCTCATAAAAAATTATTGCAATATTTAGAGCAAAGCTGGCAAAACCGTGAACCGAATCTACCCTATAAATCCCCCTACGAACTCTTAATAGCTGCTTCTATCATTGAAAAAGAAACGGGGGAGCCAGCAGAGAAAAGGTTAATAGCAAGTGTTATTGTGAATAGATTAAATAAACATATGCCTCTACAAGTAGACCCCACAGTTATTTATGCTTTAGGACCTAATTTTAGTGGCAAACTATCACACGGCGATATGCAAATTGATTCGCCTTATAACACATACCGCTATAGGGGATTACCTCCTACCCCTATTGCAATAGTGGGTAAAGATGCAATTGATGCTGCGGCCCATCCTGCGAGCACTCAGTATTTATATTTTGTGGCTAAAGGCGATGGTACTCATCAGTTCTCAACGAGTTATGAAGACCAGAAAAGAGCGATAAATCACTATTTAAGGAATAATAATGGAACAAAATAG
- a CDS encoding TatD family hydrolase translates to MKSIKTHLIDSHCHLHTLDLHEFDNSMENVLHRARENGVQHFLCVCIELGELPSLHRLADQYHEISTSVGIHPNVEINEEPTVEALIALAQHRSCIAIGETGLDYYRTTESFAKEIQKIRFTAHIQAALHTNKPLIIHTRDAAEDTLSLMESEKAYDVGGVMHCFAENWEVAKRALDLNFYISFSGIVTFKNATQLQEVAKKVPADRMLIETDCPYLAPVPFRGKQNHPALVKYVAQSLAELRNETYEAVAAQTTENFYRCFKTLPAE, encoded by the coding sequence ATGAAATCTATAAAAACCCATTTAATCGATTCCCATTGTCACTTGCACACGCTTGATTTGCATGAATTTGATAATTCTATGGAAAATGTTTTACACAGAGCAAGAGAAAATGGAGTCCAACATTTTCTTTGTGTTTGCATTGAACTGGGGGAACTTCCTAGCTTACATCGCCTGGCTGATCAATACCATGAAATCAGTACTTCTGTTGGTATTCATCCCAATGTTGAAATAAATGAAGAGCCCACCGTCGAGGCGTTAATTGCTCTAGCTCAGCATCGTTCATGTATTGCTATCGGGGAAACGGGCCTGGATTACTATCGCACCACCGAAAGCTTTGCAAAAGAAATTCAAAAAATACGATTTACAGCGCATATCCAGGCTGCTTTGCATACCAATAAACCGCTTATTATTCATACGCGAGACGCGGCAGAAGATACGTTAAGCCTAATGGAAAGCGAAAAAGCTTATGATGTGGGCGGTGTCATGCATTGTTTTGCCGAAAACTGGGAAGTTGCAAAACGTGCTTTGGATCTTAATTTTTATATTTCTTTTTCAGGAATTGTTACTTTTAAGAATGCTACGCAACTACAAGAAGTAGCTAAGAAGGTACCAGCTGATCGTATGCTGATTGAAACAGATTGTCCCTATTTGGCACCGGTACCTTTCCGTGGCAAACAAAATCATCCTGCTTTAGTCAAATATGTTGCTCAAAGCCTTGCTGAATTAAGAAATGAAACGTACGAAGCGGTTGCTGCGCAAACCACCGAAAATTTTTATCGTTGCTTTAAGACCTTGCCTGCAGAGTAA
- the plsX gene encoding phosphate acyltransferase PlsX — protein sequence MDKITIAVDAMGGDYGLDVVIPACARALQKNPELHLILVGDQHLISQRMKKQGALSNQYSIVHASEVVAMDELPSHALRNKKDSSMRLAINLVKEGQAQACVSAGNTGALMATARFVLKTLPGIDRPAIIAELPTRKGKTRVLDLGANVDSCAEHLFQFAVMGSALIQAIERKTKPKIGLLNIGVEEIKGNDQVKRTAHMLAECDIMNYVGYVEGDDFYSGEVDLVVCDGFVGNAALKASEGLAKLMLYLVKESFNRNFLTKLIGLIAKPALFHLKKRMDPGRYNGASMLGLNGIVIKSHGGANAVAFQNAIEQAILQVKNNVVDLVREQITHFMNQGLLL from the coding sequence TTGGACAAAATTACCATTGCTGTTGACGCGATGGGCGGAGATTACGGCTTAGATGTTGTAATTCCGGCTTGCGCGCGCGCGTTGCAAAAGAATCCTGAGTTACATTTAATATTAGTTGGCGATCAGCATCTGATTAGTCAACGGATGAAAAAACAGGGCGCTTTAAGCAACCAATATTCTATTGTGCATGCGTCTGAAGTAGTTGCTATGGACGAGTTGCCCTCCCATGCTTTGCGTAATAAAAAAGATTCTTCTATGCGTCTTGCTATTAACCTGGTTAAGGAAGGGCAGGCGCAAGCATGTGTCAGTGCAGGCAATACCGGTGCTTTAATGGCTACGGCGCGGTTTGTATTAAAGACATTGCCGGGCATTGATAGGCCAGCCATTATTGCCGAATTACCGACAAGAAAAGGGAAAACGCGTGTTTTAGATTTGGGCGCAAATGTTGATTCTTGTGCCGAGCATTTATTCCAGTTTGCGGTGATGGGATCTGCATTAATTCAAGCCATTGAACGCAAAACAAAACCAAAAATTGGTCTGTTGAATATAGGTGTTGAAGAAATCAAGGGCAATGATCAAGTCAAGCGTACCGCACACATGCTTGCCGAATGCGACATAATGAATTATGTAGGCTATGTGGAAGGGGATGACTTTTACTCCGGTGAAGTGGACTTGGTAGTTTGTGATGGTTTCGTAGGCAATGCTGCTTTAAAGGCAAGCGAGGGTTTGGCAAAATTAATGTTATACCTTGTCAAAGAATCCTTTAATCGCAATTTTTTGACCAAGCTTATAGGGCTTATCGCTAAACCTGCATTATTCCATTTAAAAAAACGTATGGATCCGGGGCGCTATAATGGTGCTAGTATGTTAGGGCTCAATGGAATCGTGATAAAAAGCCATGGAGGGGCGAATGCAGTGGCTTTTCAAAATGCCATTGAGCAGGCCATCCTCCAGGTCAAAAATAACGTAGTAGATTTAGTCCGCGAACAAATTACGCATTTTATGAACCAAGGTTTGTTGTTATGA
- the fabD gene encoding ACP S-malonyltransferase translates to MTSTAIIFPGQGSQSVGMLYELSQKYPMLLDSFAQASERVGYDVWQLVQEGPESKLNQTEHTQVAMLTADVAVFSLLNQHHPIHASMMAGHSLGEYAALVCAGSLDLSDAVWLVAKRGQLMQETVPLGMGAMAAIVGLSDEEVEAICKEASNENQQVSPANYNAIGQVVIAGHADSIQKAIELAQAQGAKLAKLIPVSVPCHCRLLEKAADLFGEVLEQVAFKVPTVPVISNVDLSIYQSPEQIRTLLREQLYSPVRWVETIQLMKEKGIDKVIECGPGKVLSGLIKRIDRTIEASSAIDCLF, encoded by the coding sequence ATGACTAGTACTGCTATTATATTTCCAGGACAAGGTTCGCAATCTGTAGGCATGCTTTATGAGCTCAGCCAAAAATATCCCATGCTTCTTGATTCTTTTGCACAAGCTTCTGAGCGTGTAGGCTATGACGTTTGGCAATTAGTTCAAGAGGGACCAGAAAGTAAATTAAACCAGACCGAACATACACAAGTGGCTATGCTCACAGCAGACGTAGCAGTTTTTTCTTTATTAAATCAGCATCATCCCATACATGCCTCTATGATGGCGGGCCATAGTTTAGGTGAATATGCGGCATTAGTTTGTGCGGGTTCTTTGGACTTAAGTGATGCTGTTTGGTTGGTTGCCAAAAGAGGTCAACTAATGCAAGAAACCGTTCCCCTTGGTATGGGGGCTATGGCTGCTATTGTTGGCTTATCAGATGAAGAAGTCGAGGCGATTTGTAAAGAAGCGAGTAATGAAAATCAGCAAGTATCTCCTGCAAATTATAACGCAATAGGTCAAGTAGTTATTGCAGGTCATGCTGATAGTATACAAAAGGCTATAGAGCTTGCCCAAGCACAAGGCGCTAAACTTGCGAAGCTTATACCTGTCAGCGTTCCCTGTCATTGTAGACTATTAGAAAAAGCGGCTGATTTATTTGGGGAGGTATTAGAGCAAGTGGCATTTAAAGTGCCCACTGTTCCGGTCATCAGTAATGTTGATTTAAGTATTTATCAGTCGCCAGAACAAATAAGAACATTGTTGCGTGAGCAATTATATTCTCCCGTAAGATGGGTAGAAACTATTCAGCTGATGAAGGAAAAAGGAATAGATAAAGTTATCGAATGTGGACCAGGTAAAGTATTAAGTGGTTTAATTAAACGAATTGATAGAACGATTGAAGCGTCTAGCGCAATTGATTGTTTATTTTAA
- the fabG gene encoding 3-oxoacyl-ACP reductase FabG, whose amino-acid sequence MSELKDKIALVTGASRGIGKAIAYALAKKGAYVIGTATTEEGAIAISESFKNEHLSGEGYALDVTSKDGIEDMMTQLSDQNKLPSILVNNAGITCDNLLLRMDDEEWYKVIETNLNSVFRLSKACLKPMFRARWGRIITIGSVVGSSGNSGQANYTAAKAGIVGFSKSLAQEIGSRGITVNVVAPGFIDTDMTAALPDIVKEEMLKRIPLKKLGKVEDIAAAVVFLASDNANYITGETLHVNGGMYMN is encoded by the coding sequence ATGTCTGAATTGAAAGATAAAATTGCCTTAGTGACCGGTGCAAGTCGAGGGATTGGAAAAGCAATTGCTTATGCTTTAGCAAAAAAAGGCGCTTATGTTATTGGCACCGCTACTACAGAAGAAGGGGCAATTGCCATTTCTGAAAGTTTTAAAAATGAGCATCTTTCGGGTGAAGGCTATGCACTAGATGTAACTTCAAAAGATGGTATTGAAGATATGATGACGCAACTATCCGATCAAAATAAATTGCCTTCAATTCTCGTTAACAATGCGGGTATTACTTGCGATAATCTATTATTACGTATGGATGACGAAGAATGGTATAAAGTAATTGAGACCAATTTAAATTCCGTTTTTAGATTGAGTAAAGCCTGTTTAAAGCCAATGTTTCGGGCACGCTGGGGACGAATTATAACTATTGGTTCAGTAGTAGGCTCCAGTGGCAATTCGGGTCAAGCTAACTATACAGCAGCCAAAGCAGGGATTGTAGGGTTTAGTAAATCTCTCGCCCAAGAAATTGGTAGTCGTGGCATTACGGTAAACGTAGTAGCCCCCGGGTTTATTGATACGGATATGACAGCGGCATTACCTGATATAGTAAAAGAGGAAATGTTAAAGCGTATACCTTTGAAAAAACTCGGTAAAGTAGAAGATATAGCCGCAGCAGTAGTATTTTTAGCTTCTGATAATGCTAACTACATTACTGGGGAAACGCTGCATGTTAACGGTGGTATGTACATGAACTAA
- the acpP gene encoding acyl carrier protein, protein MSTVEERVRKIVVEQLGVKEDELKNDASFVDDLGADSLDTVELVMALEEEFETEIPDEKAEKITTIQEAIDYIEANLNKEEA, encoded by the coding sequence ATGAGTACAGTAGAAGAGCGAGTTCGCAAAATTGTTGTAGAACAGCTGGGCGTAAAAGAAGATGAATTAAAAAATGACGCTTCGTTTGTTGATGATTTAGGTGCTGATTCTCTGGACACTGTAGAGCTAGTGATGGCACTGGAAGAAGAGTTTGAAACTGAGATTCCAGATGAAAAAGCTGAAAAAATTACTACAATTCAAGAAGCGATTGATTATATTGAGGCCAATCTTAACAAAGAAGAAGCCTAG
- the mnmA gene encoding tRNA 2-thiouridine(34) synthase MnmA — MVRKVIVGMSGGVDSSVAAWLLREQGYEVEGLFMKNWEQDDKDGYCAAAIDLADAQTVCDQLGIKLHTVNFSEEYFQRVFDHFLNEYEKARTPNPDVLCNKEIKFNAFLQHALSLGADFIATGHYARVKVDKDIGYLYKSKDREKDQTYFLHAVNPKALAKTLFPIGDYFKKEVRAMAEELNLVTKNKKDSTGICFIGEKRFKTFLNEFMLAKPGEIKDTFGNVLGKHDGLMFYTLGQRQGLGIGGIQKGNDEPWYVVDKEVASNTLVVAQGSQHPRLFSQGLICSKIHWLSEKEPLLPLTCFAKTRYRQEDQACVISPCDNEQHYVMFSNFQRAITPGQYVVFYDKNQCLGGATIEQIIR; from the coding sequence ATGGTCCGTAAAGTAATTGTTGGGATGTCCGGGGGGGTTGATTCCTCTGTTGCCGCTTGGTTATTACGCGAACAAGGTTATGAAGTTGAAGGCCTGTTCATGAAAAACTGGGAGCAAGATGATAAAGACGGATATTGTGCAGCTGCTATTGACTTAGCCGATGCACAAACAGTGTGTGACCAACTGGGAATTAAATTACATACAGTGAATTTCTCGGAAGAATATTTTCAACGTGTATTTGATCATTTTCTTAATGAGTACGAAAAAGCAAGAACCCCTAATCCAGACGTTTTGTGTAATAAGGAAATTAAATTTAATGCATTTTTACAACATGCATTAAGTTTAGGAGCTGATTTCATTGCTACAGGACATTACGCTCGAGTTAAAGTAGATAAAGATATTGGTTATTTATATAAATCAAAAGATCGCGAAAAAGATCAAACTTACTTTTTACATGCGGTGAACCCGAAAGCACTGGCTAAAACTTTATTTCCTATAGGTGATTATTTTAAAAAAGAAGTCCGCGCTATGGCAGAGGAACTTAATTTAGTCACTAAAAATAAAAAAGATTCTACAGGAATTTGTTTTATAGGTGAAAAACGCTTTAAAACGTTCCTAAATGAGTTCATGCTCGCCAAACCTGGCGAAATCAAAGATACCTTTGGTAATGTTTTAGGGAAGCATGATGGCTTGATGTTTTACACGTTGGGACAGCGCCAAGGCTTGGGCATTGGAGGAATTCAAAAAGGCAATGATGAACCTTGGTATGTAGTAGATAAAGAGGTTGCAAGCAATACCTTGGTAGTAGCGCAAGGTTCACAACATCCGAGGCTTTTTTCACAGGGACTCATTTGTAGTAAAATCCATTGGCTTAGTGAAAAAGAACCGCTATTACCTCTTACCTGTTTTGCTAAAACAAGATATCGTCAGGAAGATCAAGCATGTGTAATTTCACCTTGTGATAATGAGCAACATTATGTCATGTTTTCTAACTTCCAACGTGCAATTACCCCGGGCCAATATGTCGTTTTTTATGATAAAAACCAATGTTTAGGCGGGGCAACGATCGAACAAATTATTCGATAA
- the erpA gene encoding iron-sulfur cluster insertion protein ErpA, with amino-acid sequence MSNETINFTQSAADKVAALIAEEENPHLNLRVYITGGGCSGFQYGFTFDDSIQEDDMIVEQQCSNSDNSVKLLIDSMSYQYLKNAEIDYVQGIQGEQFVIRNPNAKTTCGCGSSFSIEDDE; translated from the coding sequence ATGAGTAATGAAACAATCAACTTTACCCAAAGCGCTGCTGATAAAGTGGCCGCTTTAATCGCTGAAGAAGAAAATCCGCATTTAAATCTGAGGGTTTATATAACGGGGGGCGGGTGCTCCGGCTTTCAATATGGTTTTACCTTCGATGATAGCATTCAAGAAGATGATATGATTGTTGAACAACAATGTTCCAATAGCGACAACTCTGTAAAATTGCTAATTGACTCCATGAGTTATCAGTATTTAAAAAATGCCGAAATTGATTACGTACAAGGTATCCAGGGGGAGCAATTTGTCATCCGTAACCCTAATGCTAAAACCACTTGCGGCTGCGGGTCTTCCTTTAGTATTGAAGACGACGAGTAG
- a CDS encoding PilZ domain-containing protein produces the protein MSDNVITCSFDTEDALYMAYMPFVKGCGLFIRTKVEYSLGDKVSLEIKLFDEPEPYTIEARVVWVTPIGCQGNKPSGIGVQFEGEKSRLLCNKIETYLAGSLNSNRFTDTL, from the coding sequence ATGAGTGACAATGTAATTACCTGTTCATTTGATACAGAAGATGCGCTGTACATGGCATACATGCCCTTTGTTAAAGGGTGTGGTTTATTTATTAGAACGAAGGTGGAATATTCTTTGGGTGATAAGGTGAGTCTGGAAATTAAATTGTTTGATGAACCAGAGCCCTATACTATTGAGGCGAGGGTAGTCTGGGTAACTCCCATAGGCTGCCAAGGGAACAAACCGAGTGGCATAGGTGTACAGTTTGAAGGGGAGAAAAGTCGCTTGCTTTGTAATAAAATTGAGACTTATTTAGCTGGAAGTCTAAATTCCAATCGTTTTACTGATACTTTATAA
- the fabF gene encoding beta-ketoacyl-ACP synthase II: protein MKKRRVVVTGMGMLTPVGLNVEESWRNVLAGKSGVGLVEDFDTSDYSTKIWAKVKNFNVEDYIPLKDARKMDLFTQYGMVAADEAIAHAKLTIDEKLALRAGVAVGAGIGGIQTITNNQEKLLGGGPRKVSPFFIPAGIINMVAGQISIKHNLKGPNISVVTACTTGTHNIGLAGRMIAYGDADVMICGGAEMTTTPLCLAGFSAVRSLSKRNEEPEKASRPFDKDRDGFVMGEGAGILVLEEYEHAKARGAKIYAELVGFGMSADAYHITSPDEDADGASRAIEETIHDAGIDPEQVNYINAHGTSTYLNDMNETKAIKRVFKDHAYKLAVSSTKSMTGHLLGAAGAVEAIFSILAIRDQIAPPTINLDNPDEGCDLNYVPYKPQAMKIEYALSNSLGFGGTNGSLLFKRYADTL from the coding sequence TTGAAAAAGCGGCGTGTAGTTGTAACCGGCATGGGGATGTTGACCCCAGTCGGTTTAAATGTAGAAGAATCTTGGCGTAATGTGTTAGCAGGAAAAAGTGGCGTAGGTCTGGTAGAAGATTTTGATACTAGCGATTACTCCACCAAAATTTGGGCCAAGGTAAAAAATTTCAATGTTGAAGATTACATACCGCTTAAAGATGCTCGCAAAATGGATTTGTTTACCCAGTATGGGATGGTAGCCGCTGATGAAGCGATTGCCCACGCTAAACTTACCATTGATGAAAAATTAGCCTTACGAGCCGGAGTAGCAGTTGGTGCTGGTATCGGGGGTATTCAAACTATTACCAATAATCAAGAAAAATTATTAGGTGGTGGTCCAAGAAAGGTTTCTCCTTTCTTTATTCCTGCCGGGATAATTAATATGGTGGCAGGACAAATTTCTATTAAACACAATTTAAAGGGCCCCAATATTTCTGTGGTTACCGCCTGTACCACTGGAACACATAATATTGGTTTAGCCGGGCGCATGATTGCTTATGGCGATGCGGACGTAATGATCTGTGGTGGCGCAGAAATGACTACTACACCTTTATGTCTTGCTGGTTTTTCTGCTGTACGTTCTTTGTCAAAGCGCAATGAAGAACCTGAGAAAGCGTCCAGACCTTTTGACAAAGACCGGGATGGATTTGTTATGGGGGAAGGGGCTGGAATCCTGGTTCTTGAAGAATATGAGCATGCAAAAGCAAGAGGCGCTAAAATTTATGCCGAGTTGGTAGGTTTTGGAATGTCAGCGGACGCTTATCACATTACCTCTCCTGATGAGGATGCAGATGGAGCTTCACGCGCGATTGAAGAAACTATCCATGATGCAGGTATTGATCCTGAACAAGTTAATTATATCAATGCACATGGGACTTCTACTTATTTAAATGATATGAACGAAACGAAAGCAATTAAGCGCGTGTTCAAAGATCATGCTTACAAATTGGCGGTGAGCTCTACAAAATCAATGACTGGACACTTGTTGGGAGCGGCTGGAGCAGTAGAAGCAATATTCTCAATACTTGCCATTCGCGATCAAATTGCTCCTCCAACAATAAACCTTGATAACCCTGATGAAGGTTGTGATTTAAATTATGTTCCATACAAACCACAAGCGATGAAGATAGAATATGCGCTAAGTAATTCATTAGGTTTTGGCGGAACCAATGGCAGTTTGTTGTTTAAACGATATGCAGATACTTTATAG
- the rpmF gene encoding 50S ribosomal protein L32 produces the protein MAVQQNKKSRSRRDMRRSHDALTKPTLSVDATTGETHLRHHITPDGYYRGRKVLDTENVYEQE, from the coding sequence ATGGCTGTACAGCAAAATAAAAAATCACGTTCACGACGTGACATGCGTCGTTCGCATGATGCATTAACAAAACCGACTTTATCTGTAGATGCAACTACTGGTGAAACACATCTTAGACACCACATTACCCCAGATGGTTATTACCGTGGGCGCAAAGTTTTAGACACAGAAAACGTTTACGAACAAGAGTAA
- the tmk gene encoding dTMP kinase, translating to MEQNRGKFIVVEGLEGAGKSTALHFLKKLLSANVSELITTREPGGTRLGETSRQLIKEINPDEPLDARAELLLFYASRVQLIEQVIKPALNRGAWVLGDRFELSTFAYQGGGRGLDEEMIARLSSFCLDEFKPDLIFFLDVSPEKGLERAKKRGKTDRIEQESLLFFKKVYKSYHEHIKKMDNVVIINAEQRLLEVQKQIRLTLENFLHDAFIT from the coding sequence ATGGAACAAAATAGAGGAAAATTTATCGTTGTGGAAGGATTAGAAGGTGCTGGAAAATCAACTGCTCTTCATTTTTTGAAAAAGCTTCTTTCTGCTAATGTATCCGAGTTAATAACTACGAGAGAGCCTGGAGGTACACGGCTTGGTGAAACATCAAGACAACTGATTAAAGAAATTAATCCTGACGAACCTTTAGATGCGCGCGCGGAACTTCTTTTATTTTATGCATCTCGAGTACAACTCATCGAACAAGTAATCAAACCTGCTTTAAATCGCGGCGCTTGGGTTTTAGGAGATCGCTTTGAGCTATCTACTTTTGCCTATCAAGGAGGAGGCAGAGGGCTAGACGAAGAAATGATTGCCCGCCTGTCTTCATTTTGCTTGGATGAGTTTAAACCCGATTTAATTTTCTTTTTAGACGTGAGTCCAGAAAAAGGTTTGGAAAGAGCTAAAAAAAGAGGAAAAACTGACAGAATTGAGCAGGAATCTTTGCTATTTTTTAAGAAAGTTTACAAAAGTTACCATGAGCATATAAAAAAAATGGATAATGTGGTGATAATCAATGCCGAACAGCGATTACTGGAAGTACAAAAACAAATTCGTTTGACCTTGGAAAATTTTCTTCATGATGCCTTCATCACTTAA
- a CDS encoding beta-ketoacyl-ACP synthase III, producing the protein MKYAAIKGTGSYLPQKIVTNTELEKVLDTSHEWIYSRTGISSRRVANKEETTSFMASEAAKKAIAAAGIEADELDLIIAATCTPDHFFPSVACHVQRALHIKKPIPAFDISAACSGFVYATDMAKQYISNGTAKHVLVVGSETMSRAVDWNDRSTCVLFGDGAGAAVISASDEPGILGSVLHAAYDEDKLLKYATYNPEDDKDRPLIGMRGNEVFKLAVNIMGDIVDEVLAASHLTKSDIKWLVPHQANIRIINAIAKKLALPMSQVIVTIENQGNTSAASIPLALDYSIRENRIQKGDLLLLESFGGGMTWGAMVIRY; encoded by the coding sequence ATGAAATATGCTGCCATCAAAGGAACGGGTAGTTATTTACCACAAAAAATAGTGACGAATACGGAACTGGAAAAAGTTTTAGATACTAGCCATGAGTGGATATATTCACGCACAGGCATTAGTAGCCGAAGGGTCGCTAATAAGGAAGAAACGACTTCTTTTATGGCTAGCGAGGCTGCCAAAAAAGCTATCGCTGCTGCAGGGATTGAGGCTGACGAGCTCGATTTAATTATTGCTGCTACTTGCACGCCTGATCATTTCTTTCCCAGTGTCGCTTGCCATGTACAACGCGCTTTACATATTAAAAAACCGATCCCTGCTTTTGATATTAGTGCTGCTTGCAGTGGCTTTGTTTATGCAACAGATATGGCTAAACAATATATTAGCAATGGCACGGCCAAACATGTTTTGGTAGTAGGTAGCGAGACTATGTCCCGTGCTGTAGATTGGAATGATCGTTCGACTTGCGTATTGTTTGGTGATGGTGCCGGGGCTGCAGTTATCAGTGCTAGTGATGAGCCCGGTATTTTAGGTAGTGTGTTACATGCAGCATATGATGAAGACAAGCTTTTAAAATATGCTACTTACAATCCTGAAGATGACAAAGACCGTCCTCTAATTGGTATGCGTGGGAATGAAGTTTTTAAGCTGGCTGTAAATATCATGGGTGATATTGTGGATGAAGTATTAGCTGCAAGCCACCTTACCAAATCGGATATAAAATGGTTAGTTCCCCATCAAGCGAACATTCGTATTATTAATGCCATTGCTAAAAAATTAGCCTTACCTATGTCACAAGTTATTGTTACTATTGAAAATCAGGGAAATACCTCTGCTGCATCCATCCCTTTAGCATTAGATTACTCCATCCGGGAAAACCGAATTCAAAAAGGAGATTTACTATTATTAGAATCCTTTGGTGGTGGAATGACCTGGGGTGCGATGGTAATTCGATATTGA